The Bos indicus x Bos taurus breed Angus x Brahman F1 hybrid chromosome 11, Bos_hybrid_MaternalHap_v2.0, whole genome shotgun sequence genome includes a region encoding these proteins:
- the GEMIN6 gene encoding gem-associated protein 6 isoform X1, with product MSLTLNKRDDMEHGFTSFSKVVNKEEDKFEDAYEIIPAAATMDLVSSLEECTTGLYLFLNNRFSDAIHLIYPWSKNSIYHAVIYSILMVVKAFLTFDPQDIEIGMTATKEALRVCNNFRRKSRMINFSRLVSRQGIKAIKEEELHAEVCYAECLILKSTVMFIQDDSMLSFLKSGINIGLSYQIYKDCQQVLTQIPDYQSKTYRHLVGGIKFGLGVFNLLLSLVPPRTLKLLNVVGYSGDREVGLTLLNESASESHINNIFSVLILLFYYNYLSIAFSVERNHNSAVENLFLISLQKFPNCVILKFFHARFSMLKGYFKHAQLTLEECIFIQNEWNQLHHLCYWELMWCHIFLLEWKQAYHYAHVLVQNSRWSKSVYSFTKASLLAVLPPDFAKSVSEDMSSLFLSVDSLRIRILGTSVPIEKFVAEKGQRYGTTAGWFTAQPILELMYAWSGFRVISKKLELISTWLSIIDKGEELLQETPNKEYVIDDISLLNLLKGLCLKYLGKYSMAEYYFSHVIQKEKLLKYDHYLVPYSYYELGILYYLKGDYASATKTLENIKNYKDYSMEARLQFRAHIALEQIAKEKVI from the coding sequence ATGTCGCTTACTCTGAATAAGAGAGACGATATGGAGCACGGGTTTACATCATTTAGTAAGGTAGTAAATAAGGAGGAGGACAAGTTTGAAGATGCCTATGAAATTATCCCTGCAGCAGCAACAATGGATTTAGTATCTTCCTTGGAAGAATGCACAACGGGattgtatttatttctaaataacagATTCTCTGATGCCATACATCTCATTTATCCATGGTCAAAAAACAGCATATACCATGCTGTAATCTATAGCATCCTTATGGTTGTCAAGGCCTTCTTGACTTTTGATCCACAGGATATAGAGATTGGGATGACTGCCACAAAGGAAGCTTTGAGAGTCTGTAACAATTTCCGAAGAAAATCTAGGATGATAAATTTTTCTCGTCTAGTTAGCAGGCAGGGAATAAAGGCTATTAAAGAAGAGGAATTGCATGCAGAAGTCTGCTATGCTGAGTGTTTGATCTTGAAATCCACTGTAATGTTTATACAAGATGACAGTATGCTTAGTTTTCTTAAAAGCGGGATCAACATTGGGTTAAGTTACCAAATATATAAAGACTGTCAGCAAGTGTTAACACAGATACCTGATTACCAAAGCAAAACCTACAGACACCTGGTTGGAGGCATaaaatttggacttggagtatTCAACTTGTTATTATCACTTGTGCCACCAAGGACACTTAAACTGCTCAATGTTGTTGGATATTCTGGCGATAGAGAGGTAGgcttgactttgcttaatgagAGTGCATCTGAATCCCATATAAATAATATCTTTAGTGTTTTGATTCTACTGTTCTATTACAATTATCTCTCCATAGCTTTTAGTGTTGAAAGGAACCATAATTCTGCTGTGGAGAATCTCTTCCTAATCTCCCTTCAGAAATTTCCAAACTGTGTCATACTTAAATTTTTTCATGCACGTTTTAGTATGCTGAAAGGATATTTTAAACATGCCCAGTTAACATTAGAAGAGTGCATTTTTATTCAGAATGAATGGAATCAGCTTCATCACCTCTGTTACTGGGAACTCATGTGGTGCCACATTTTTCTGCTGGAATGGAAGCAGGCTTACCACTATGCCCATGTGCTGGTTCAAAACAGCAGGTGGTCCAAGTCAGTATATTCTTTCACGAAAGCTTCTCTACTAGCCGTGCTTCCTCCTGATTTTGCGAAATCAGTAAGTGAGGACATGAGCTCTCTCTTCCTAAGCGTGGATAGCCTGAGAATCAGAATTTTAGGAACTTCTGTGCCGATAGAAAAGTTTGTTGCTGAGAAGGGTCAGCGCTATGGGACAACTGCAGGCTGGTTTACAGCACAGCCCATTCTGGAACTTATGTATGCCTGGAGTGGTTTCCGAGTCATAAGCAAAAAGCTAGAGCTTATTTCAACCTGGCTATCAATCATTGACAAAGGAGAAGAACTTTTACAAGAAACTCCAAATAAAGAGTATGTCATAGATGACATAAGtttattaaatttactgaaaGGTCTGTGTCTGAAATACTTAGGGAAATATTCAATGGCTGAGTACTACTTTAGTCATGTCATTCAAAAGGAGAAATTGTTAAAATATGACCACTATTTGGTGCCGTATTCTTACTATGAACTGGGAATTCTATACTATCTAAAAGGAGATTATGCCAGTGCAACAAAAACcctagaaaacataaaaaattacaaagactATTCCATGGAAGCCCGATTACAGTTTAGAGCTCACATAGCCCTTGAacaaatagctaaagaaaaagttatttaa